From one Nematostella vectensis chromosome 7, jaNemVect1.1, whole genome shotgun sequence genomic stretch:
- the LOC5520895 gene encoding zinc finger protein 91: MSNNQDEPHSVGSPKPVVMGMPFPLGQFFPFVPMVMPIMPKNVFRGHTPLSMPEFGAANFGTPSTCIDHTAGSTTIIDLKTTSSTAGFAEPVVEELGNKKIEQSQNISGIENQMGRNSENKFMSGLFLPPAFLVPFSGFMGMVPYFPYPAPNMLRRVMGDVEQQRIDWESPKAKEPSERVESGSSSAEMDVAQILINMCNPSINAVAVTAKRCTVMEEEENTRSELLNHSNDGDIPNAFKSNNELPHMAANKEKENNVDHIKSGFASCDSVGDSQHSQSVKQAQMSPSNEKEECDEIELHPTSTRLSENEEMNDSNTPQSTEFTNLKKPCSDELRTGEIAPGFHESAVELPALEVAKTTSNSIVTVEAKVQHVSEAPRVASVENSLSAGVEPQRLCKVEKSVTQVTSTNVKDGPSRNESIVRSDVQVPTSNVQITMTSSQALPIKAVPQSIASSGTKVNTSSIIRQHNDKNNRPPQKVYIMRSSLDKLPNLATASQPVLLKIIPAPKTIAPSSTDVTMVTQMETSNGTGNASKSCESSYRYESEEGIGKDKEKTTDSDNKMSYKCEVCSQLFRSPLGLQKHLEFHTDDGQHYMCTVCFMRFRDISALDAHHLTHMKKRPHKCSYCPKAFRDPGSLQKHIRVHTGEKPYKCDSCNRSFAEYSSLRKHQRVHTGEQPYRCPHCNKGFSISGNLQRHILIHTGERPYKCNFCTKAFNNPSHLRRHVTNLHFKAGDAEVDDAMISHYGNQTGNSPRSVGGGEWSEGDQEEEMEQDGNTKEIPPLDARLHQQVKVEIKD, from the exons ATGTCCAACAACCAAGATGAGCCCCATTCCGTGGGTTCCCCTAAGCCGGTGGTAATGGGGATGCCGTTTCCGTTGGGGCAGTTTTTCCCCTTTGTACCTATGGTCATGccaattatgcccaaaaatgTGTTCCGGGGCCATACGCCATTATCTATGCCAGAATTTGGTGCTGCAAACTTTGGAACACCAAGCACTTGCATCGATCATACTGCAGGATCAACAACCATAATTGATTTAAAGACTACATCTAGTACAGCAGGATTTGCTGAACCTGTGGTTGAGGAGCTggggaataaaaaaatagagcaATCTCAAAATATATCAGGAATTGAAAACCAAATGGGAAGAAATTCGGAAAACAAGTTCATGTCAGGTTTATTTCTGCCTCCTGCATTTCTTGTGCCATTCAGTGGGTTTATGGGGATGGTTCCATATTTTCCGTATCCTGCACCAAACATGTTAAGACGGGTGATGGGTGATGTGGAACAACAAAGAATTGATTGGGAAAGCCCAAAGGCAAAAGAACCATCTGAAAGAGTGGAATCTGGTAGCTCTTCCGCTGAGATGGATGTTGCACAAATTCTTATCAATATGTGTAATCCTTCCATCAATGCTGTAGCAGTAACGGCTAAAAGATGTACTGTCATGGAAGAGGAAGAAAATACAAGATCAGAGCTGCTTAACCATAGTAATGACGGAGATATACCAAATGCATTTAAGTCAAATAATGAGTTGCCCCATATGGCTGCAAACAAAGAGAAGGAAAACAATGTGGATCATATAAAGAGTGGTTTTGCATCTTGTGATAGTGTTGGTGATAGTCAACATTCTCAGAGCGTCAAACAGGCTCAAATGAGTCCTTCAAATGAAAAAGAGGAATGTGACGAAATAGAATTACATCCTACAAGTACAAGATTGTCAGAAAATGAAGAGATGAATGACAGTAATACCCCCCAAAGTACTGAATTTACAAATCTCAAAAAGCCTTGTTCAGATGAGCTCAGGACAGGAGAAATAGCTCCAGGATTTCATGAAAGTGCTGTTGAATTACCTGCCTTAGAAGTAGCTAAAACAACATCTAACTCAATTGTTACAGTTGAGGCAAAAGTTCAACATGTGAGTGAAGCTCCAAGAGTTGCGTCAGTGGAAAATAGTCTTAGTGCAGGAGTCGAACCTCAGAGGCTATGTAAGGTAGAAAAAAGTGTGACACAAGTTACTTCTACAAATGTTAAAGATGGCCCTAGCAGAAATGAGAGCATAGTTAGGAGTGACGTCCAAGTGCCCACCTCAAATGTCCAAATAACAATGACTTCTAGCCAGGCTCTGCCTATTAAAGCTGTTCCTCAGAGCATTGCATCAAGTGGAACTAAGGTCAACACATCCAGCATTATAAGACAGCACAATGACAAGAATAATAGACCACCACAGAAGGTTTATATTATGAGATCATCATTAGATAAATTACCAAATCTAGCCACTGCAAGCCAACCAGTTCTCCTTAAAATAATCCCAGCTCCAAAAACCATAGCACCCAGCTCAACAGATGTTACTATGGTTACCCAGATGGAGACTTCAAATGGCACCGGAAATGCCAGTAAAAGTTGTGAAAGTTCCTATAGGTATGAATCAGAAGAGGGGATTggaaaagacaaagaaaaaactaCAGACTCAGATAATAAAATGTCCTACAAGTGTGAGGTTTGCTCACAACTTTTCCGTAGCCCTCTTGGCCTCCAGAAGCACCTTGAGTTTCACACTGATGATGGTCAACACTACATGTGTACAGTGTGTTTCATGCGGTTCCGCGACATATCTGCATTGGATGCACACCATCTGACACACATGAAGAAGCGGCCTCATAAGTGTTCTTACTGTCCTAAAGCTTTCCGAGATCCAGGCTCGTTGCAGAAACACATTCGTGTTCACACTGGTGAGAAACCTTACAAGTGTGACAGCTGCAACAG GTCTTTTGCTGAGTACAGCTCTTTAAGAAAACATCAGCGTGTGCATACTGGTGAACAGCCATATCGGTGCCCTCACTGCAACAAGGGCTTCAGTATTTCTGGCAATCTACAAAGGCACATACTTATTCACACAGGGGAAAGGCCATATAAGTGCAACTTTTGTACCAAGGCCTTCAACAACCCTAGTCATCTAAGGAGGCATGTGACTAACTTACACTTCAAAGCTG GAGATGCAGAGGTTGATGATGCTATGATAAGTCACTATGGCAACCAGACTGGAAACTCTCCTAGATCTGTCGGGGGAGGGGAGTGGAGTGAAGGTGACCAAGAGGAGGAAATGGAACAAGATGGGAATACAAAGGAAATACCTCCTCTTGACGCAAGGCTGCATCAACAAGTAAAAGTAGAGATAAAAGACTAA